Proteins encoded in a region of the Paraburkholderia flava genome:
- the kdpA gene encoding potassium-transporting ATPase subunit KdpA: MNLNNVLQTVIFLVVLLALAVPVSRYLTRVMDGTSRVVRFGGPFERLLYRAAGVDSSSEMTWKHYAIAVIAFNALGAIFLYVLLRVQGWLPGNPQALGAMTVDGAFNTAISFASNTNWQDYSGEQTVSYLTQMLGFTVQNFLSAATGIVVVIALVRGFARHTAKTIGNFWVDITRVTLYVLLPMAAIIAALLMSQGVIQNFKAYQDVPTLQTTTYSAPKVDAQGNAVKDAKGNPVMVDTPVAKQTIAMGPVASQEAIKMLGTNGGGFFNANSAHPYENPTPFANFVQILSILIIPAALCLVFGRMIADRRQGIAVLAVMTIAFAACVVGEISAEQSGNPTLTSLHVDQSSNALQSGGNMEGKETRFGIAQSGIFTVATTAASCGAVDNAHDSLTPLGGLVPMLLIQLGEVIFGGVGSGLYGMLVFALLAVFVAGLMIGRTPEYVGKKIEAYEMKMVSIVVLLTPLLVLVGASIGVLADAGKAGIFNPGAHGFSEVLYAFSSAANNNGSAFGGISVNTPFYNIMLGIAMWFGRFATIVPVLAIAGSLAAKKRLAVTGGTLPTHGPLFVVLLLGTVLLVGALTYVPALALGPGVEHLMMIGTH; this comes from the coding sequence ATGAACCTCAACAATGTCCTGCAAACGGTCATTTTTCTCGTCGTCCTGCTGGCACTCGCCGTGCCGGTCTCGCGCTATCTGACGCGCGTGATGGACGGCACGTCGCGCGTCGTGCGCTTCGGCGGTCCGTTCGAACGGCTGCTGTATCGCGCGGCGGGCGTCGATTCGTCGAGCGAAATGACCTGGAAGCACTACGCCATCGCCGTGATCGCGTTCAACGCGCTCGGTGCGATTTTCCTTTACGTGCTGCTGCGCGTGCAGGGCTGGCTGCCCGGCAATCCGCAGGCGCTCGGCGCGATGACGGTCGACGGTGCGTTCAACACCGCGATCAGCTTCGCGTCGAACACCAACTGGCAAGACTATTCCGGTGAGCAGACCGTCAGCTATCTGACGCAGATGCTCGGCTTCACGGTGCAGAACTTCCTGTCGGCGGCAACCGGTATCGTCGTCGTGATCGCGCTCGTGCGCGGCTTCGCACGTCACACCGCGAAGACCATCGGCAACTTCTGGGTCGACATCACACGCGTCACGCTGTACGTGCTGCTGCCGATGGCCGCGATCATCGCCGCGCTGCTGATGAGCCAGGGCGTGATCCAGAACTTCAAGGCCTATCAGGACGTACCGACGCTGCAAACCACCACGTACTCCGCGCCGAAGGTCGACGCGCAAGGCAACGCGGTGAAGGACGCGAAGGGTAACCCGGTGATGGTCGATACGCCGGTCGCGAAGCAGACCATCGCGATGGGTCCGGTTGCGTCGCAGGAAGCGATCAAGATGCTCGGCACCAACGGTGGCGGCTTCTTCAACGCGAACTCGGCGCATCCGTATGAAAACCCGACGCCGTTCGCGAACTTCGTGCAGATCCTGTCGATCCTGATTATCCCGGCCGCACTGTGTCTCGTGTTCGGACGGATGATCGCCGACCGCCGTCAGGGTATCGCGGTGCTCGCAGTGATGACGATCGCGTTTGCCGCGTGCGTGGTGGGCGAAATCAGCGCCGAGCAATCGGGCAACCCGACGCTCACGTCGCTGCACGTCGACCAGTCGTCGAATGCGCTGCAGTCCGGCGGCAACATGGAAGGCAAGGAAACGCGCTTCGGTATCGCGCAGTCGGGCATCTTCACGGTCGCGACGACCGCCGCATCGTGCGGTGCAGTCGACAACGCACACGACTCGCTGACGCCGCTCGGCGGCCTCGTGCCGATGCTGTTGATCCAGCTCGGCGAAGTGATCTTCGGCGGTGTCGGTTCCGGTCTCTACGGGATGCTGGTGTTCGCGTTGCTGGCGGTGTTCGTCGCGGGCCTGATGATCGGCCGCACGCCGGAATACGTCGGCAAGAAGATCGAAGCGTACGAAATGAAGATGGTGTCGATCGTCGTGCTGCTGACGCCGCTGCTGGTGCTGGTCGGTGCATCGATCGGCGTGCTGGCCGACGCAGGCAAGGCGGGCATCTTTAACCCGGGCGCGCACGGCTTCTCTGAAGTGCTCTACGCGTTCAGCTCGGCTGCGAACAACAACGGCAGCGCGTTCGGCGGGATCTCGGTGAACACGCCGTTCTACAACATCATGCTGGGTATCGCGATGTGGTTCGGCCGCTTCGCCACGATCGTGCCGGTGCTGGCGATCGCAGGTTCGCTCGCCGCGAAGAAACGTCTCGCGGTCACGGGCGGCACGCTGCCGACGCATGGCCCGCTGTTCGTCGTGCTGCTGCTCGGCACGGTGCTGCTGGTCGGTGCGCTGACTTATGTGCCCGCGCTCGCGCTCGGTCCTGGCGTCGAACATCTGATGATGATCGGCACCCACTGA
- a CDS encoding SGNH/GDSL hydrolase family protein: MTNDRHDWIATPISAPLLRGALELERTERGVKPHRLPAWARAQCADPQLAMAESQPSGVRLVFRTRATEIELDVWPTRYVYAGLPPRPVGVYDLLVDGRLLHQGSADGGDLVTIDVATGAVSTQRGDVGTLRYAGLPGHDKKIEIWLPHNEATELVALRSDAALEPLEPIANDGRKVWLHHGSSISNGSNAASPTAIWPALAASFGDVELINLGFSGSALLDPFIARAMRDTPADFISVKIGINLVNADLMRLRAFGPAVHGFLDTIRDGHPHTPLLVVSPIYCPIHEDTPGPGAFDMEALAKGKVAFLATGNPAERSAGKLTLTVIREQLQRIVQQRALDDPQLRYLDGLTLYGERDFAELPLPDRLHPDGATHRRIGERFAGVVFGRGGAFFAANPQ; this comes from the coding sequence ATGACAAACGACCGGCACGACTGGATCGCCACGCCCATTTCAGCGCCGCTGCTGCGCGGTGCGCTCGAACTCGAACGAACGGAACGCGGCGTGAAGCCGCATCGTCTGCCCGCGTGGGCTCGTGCGCAGTGCGCGGACCCGCAGCTCGCGATGGCTGAGTCGCAACCGTCGGGCGTGCGGCTCGTGTTTCGCACCCGCGCGACGGAAATCGAACTGGACGTCTGGCCGACCCGCTATGTCTACGCCGGTCTGCCGCCGCGACCGGTGGGTGTGTACGACCTGCTGGTCGACGGCCGGTTGCTGCATCAGGGCAGCGCGGACGGTGGCGATCTCGTGACGATCGACGTCGCCACGGGGGCCGTATCGACTCAGCGCGGCGACGTCGGCACGCTGCGCTATGCGGGGCTGCCCGGTCACGACAAGAAGATCGAAATCTGGCTACCGCATAACGAAGCGACGGAGCTTGTCGCGCTGCGTTCCGACGCCGCTCTTGAGCCTCTTGAGCCCATCGCGAACGACGGTCGCAAGGTGTGGCTGCATCACGGCAGCTCGATCAGTAATGGATCGAATGCGGCCAGCCCGACCGCGATCTGGCCCGCGCTGGCCGCATCGTTCGGCGATGTGGAGTTGATCAATCTCGGCTTCAGCGGCAGCGCGTTACTGGATCCGTTCATCGCGCGCGCGATGCGCGACACGCCGGCCGATTTCATCAGCGTCAAGATCGGCATCAATCTGGTCAACGCGGATCTGATGCGACTACGTGCATTTGGGCCAGCGGTGCACGGCTTTCTCGATACGATTCGCGACGGTCATCCGCACACGCCGCTGCTCGTCGTATCGCCGATCTATTGTCCGATTCATGAAGATACGCCGGGCCCCGGCGCATTCGATATGGAGGCACTCGCTAAAGGGAAAGTGGCTTTTCTCGCGACCGGCAATCCGGCCGAGCGCAGTGCCGGCAAGCTGACGTTGACAGTGATCCGCGAGCAGTTGCAACGCATCGTGCAACAGCGTGCTTTAGACGATCCGCAGTTGCGCTATCTCGATGGACTCACGCTGTATGGCGAACGCGATTTCGCCGAGCTGCCGCTGCCTGATCGGCTGCATCCGGACGGCGCGACGCATCGACGGATAGGTGAGCGGTTTGCTGGGGTGGTGTTTGGGCGCGGTGGAGCGTTCTTTGCAGCGAATCCGCAGTAG
- the kdpF gene encoding K(+)-transporting ATPase subunit F — protein MSWMLWLSGAATALLFAYLVYALLRAEDIE, from the coding sequence ATGAGCTGGATGCTGTGGCTATCGGGCGCGGCAACTGCGTTGCTGTTCGCTTATCTGGTTTATGCGCTGCTGCGCGCGGAGGACATTGAATGA
- a CDS encoding potassium ABC transporter ATPase has product MDALYIGGLVLFIALTFAMIAGCEKLEQYRRGQGARS; this is encoded by the coding sequence ATGGATGCGCTGTACATCGGGGGCCTCGTGCTGTTTATCGCACTGACCTTTGCAATGATTGCCGGCTGCGAGAAGCTCGAGCAGTACCGGCGTGGTCAGGGAGCACGCTCATGA
- a CDS encoding glyoxalase superfamily protein: MRFLEAVPILRIFDETKAREFYCDFLGFEVVFEHRFEPGLPLYMGVKRAGLQLHLSEHHGDACPGSTVYVPMTGIHAFNRELRDKQYNYGRPGVETEPWGDVMEVHDPFGNRIRFCEEKA; the protein is encoded by the coding sequence ATCCGCTTCCTGGAAGCCGTCCCGATCCTGCGCATTTTCGACGAGACCAAAGCCCGCGAGTTCTACTGCGACTTTCTCGGCTTCGAAGTCGTGTTCGAGCATCGGTTTGAACCTGGCCTGCCGCTTTACATGGGCGTGAAGCGCGCAGGATTGCAGTTGCATCTGTCCGAGCATCACGGCGATGCATGCCCCGGCTCGACGGTGTACGTGCCGATGACCGGCATCCACGCGTTCAATCGCGAACTGCGGGACAAGCAGTACAACTATGGCCGTCCCGGCGTAGAAACGGAACCGTGGGGCGACGTGATGGAAGTTCACGATCCGTTCGGCAACCGCATCCGTTTTTGCGAAGAGAAGGCTTGA